CCTGCAGGCACCCAAGAAAGCCAAGAAGAGGATTGAAGGTGCTAATTCCAACGTCTTCTCCATGTTCGAGCAGGCCCAGATCCAGGAATTCAAAGAGGTAGGTGGGTTTGCTAGAAACGACCGAGGGTCCTTGATGCGATGTGACCTTCAGCTCTTTCCTCAGCACTTCCAGATCGGTGACAGCTGTTTTGCAACAGGAGGCAGCATGCCCGGTTTTgagtcattttattttaaaagtgcgAGTAAGAACTTGATGACATTGTTAAATAGGGCATCGCCTCGAAGCTTTCTAGGAGTCCGCACCCCACAGAGGAGCTGGCAGCATCCAGGAGAGCAGGAGCACATCTCCCACCCAGCTTCTACCTGCTGTGCCAGGAGCCCTTCACGACTTAACCCCTGCATGGTTGGCACATGGTCCTGTGTAGATCCCCGTTACAGGGATAACTGGTCCCAGCTGGGGGGGCTGATGGCTCAGACTGCCCTCCCCGGTTGGTCTCATCCCCAGGTGAGAGGGCTTTGTCCAAGGCAGAGGGTCTGTAGGGCATTAGAGTTTGGGCTGCCATAAGAAACCCTCACCTTGCACTGCCCATGGGCACAGGAGCCAGGATTGCTGCTGTTTGAAGTTGTGGCTCCCTCACTGGGTGAGGACCCCCAAAGGCCTGTCTCGTCCAGGGCTCAAAGTGCCCTTGACCCATCCAAGtcaaagggaggaggaggagggtacTAAAGCCTTTGCAAAGGCCAACAGctcttcctgctctcctcctgTGCTTCCAGGCATTCACCATCATGGATCAGAACCGGGACGGCTTCATTGACAAGGCAGATCTGAGAGACACGTTTGCTGCACTTGGTGAGCCCCCTTTTAGGACCATCCCCTCCCCAAGAGCTTTGACAACATTAGACCTATTCAGTGAGCAACCAGCTGTGAGCCTCCATTTAACCAAGCCCCAGTGGTTAAACTGGATCTCCTGTTTTGCTGAAAACCCCCTGATCTGAAACCACTTCTGTTGGCTGGTGAGGTCCCGCACGGGGCGACTCAGAGAAGCTCCCCCGGGTGTTTAATCCCATAGGAATGAGAGAGGAGCCAGCTCCTGGATCATACACTGCCAAATGCTCCCTGCCTTCTCACGTGCTAAGAAGCACCTGGCTGTGCCCATCCCGCGGCATCCCCGGCTGTACGGGCATTAGGGGGATTTACGGGATTTGTGGGAAGCTGTGAAGTTGTGAACTTGACTCTCTCATCACAGAGGTCAGCACAAACCAGTGATGGAGCTGGGAAgtcccaaacaaaacccaacctcaGGCAAAAGGCTGTAGGCATTCAGTCCTGTTCACTTCTGACACTGGGGGCCAGGGGGAATCACAGCGCTCGTGGTTTTGACCCAAAACATCTTCCAAGGAGGGATGAAGCAGGCTGATCCATGGGGTGGTGTGGCAAAGGAAGGAAGCAGCACAACTCAATCCTTTGCAGCCCTATCTTCTGTGATCCCGGAGCCTGAGAAACTAGAGATGGAGATGTCTAGCTCACCCATCATCTGTTACCACACGGTTCTCCCTTCCTCACTTCTGCTACTGCTGTTCCTTGTTAGAGGTCCCTCCCCAGGGCTATGCTGCTTCCCTCAGGTGGAGAAAAACCTCCAGTGGAAGGCTCCCATGGTGTGTTTATTAGCCCCCAGCTCATAGAGCAGAGCCCGGAGGTCTGCATGCATCTGCAGCCAGATGTGGACACACAATTCACCAAATGTTGCTCTCTCCTAGGGCGCCTGAACGTGAAAAATGAGGAGATCGATGAGATGATAAAGGAGGCACCTGGCCCAATCAACTTCACTGTGTTCCTCACCATGTTTGGGGAGAAACTCAAGGGTGAGGGGGCAcccagggagatggggaggggtgTGTTGGTGGGCACCCACACCGTCACCAATATCCTGTCCCACCTGGGAAAGCCACCCAACTCCCAGGGCCTCTGTCACCCCTCCCAGTGAGACCCATTAGAGGCTCCTTAGAGGCCTCAGGAGCTGCTAAAGGAAAGGCAGGTGGCACCAACTGCCATTCTGTGGCATGCAGAGCCCAGGAGGTGGGTCAAAGCAAAGATGCCTCCCACACTACAGCCAAGAGGTGACACCTGGGGATAACCACAGGATACTTGTGAAATGGTCTCCCTCCCTTATCCCTTAGTGCCACCTTCTCCCAGTGGcagcacagggacccccccaaagatAGAGGCTTCGGTGGGACCATCACTGGCAACAGCCTCTCTCCCCAAGAGCTCCAGTCCTCGTTCTCCAAATCCTGGACCTGGGGACTCTCCCTGCCTTACCATCTTGAGACACTGTAGATAGGACAAACTCAGTGTCATGTACCCCAAAACTCATGCTGGCTTGCAATATCAACAGTCCcaaaggcagggctggggctgcctgtcCAGAGACCTGGATCTCATCCTGTGTCTCCCCAACCTGTTAGGTGTATAGGCAGgtctccgtgcctcagtttccccagtgatttaaaaaaagcaacaggctgTGACGCTTCTGTCCCATAAAAGAGGGGACAAGAGATCTTGCAGTGCCTCTGAGCCTGCTGACACCAACGGTGGCACAGGCGGCCACTCTGGCAAGGGCACTGGCTACAGAGTGACTTTGACCCAACAGCCCATCCGGCTGCAGCCTGTATCACTTACGCAACCCAAGGCATTCAGCCTCCCCGCAGATCTCCAGGAGGCTCCACGGCCCCAAGGGCCTGTGCCTGGAGCTCTATAAATAACACCCAAAAGATTAGATAAACACCAGATGCCATGGCGGTGGTGACACAGCCTGCTTTGTGGGCACACCACAACCCTATTTCTGCTCCTCTACGTGCCACTACCTGCGCTCAAGGTCCCAGCTGCAGGGTCGACGTTCCCATGGGCTCCCCACTTCCCAGCGCaccccccattttccccccaaaggctggggaggaagcaggaggctgcagctggcttcctcctccaccaccactgACGCCTGTGGCTGTGTCCTCTGCAGGTGCTGACCCGGAGGAGACCATCCTGAATGCATTCAAGGTCTTTGATCCAGAGGGGAAAGGCCTGAAATCTGCCTAGTGAGTGCAGGGGTGCCCAGAGGGGAGGGCGGGCATCCCCACtgaggtgtcccccccctgccgGTGCTTACTGTGCTCTCATTTGCAGCATCAAAGAAATGCTGATGACGCAGGGCGAAAGGTTTTCCCAGGAAGAGGTATGAGCTCCTTCCCACCCTTTGCTAGCCTCCCGTGCCCTCCATCCCGACAGACCCCCCtagcccccctcccagccccagccacaaACCCCTTCTGTGCCACCTCTTCACCCTGGCTCTTTCCCGGCAGATCGATCAGATGTTCGCAGCCTTCCCCCCAGACATGTCTGGCAACCTGGATTACAAAAACCTTGTCCATGTCATTACGCACGGTGAAGAGAAGGACTAGCCCATGCTCAGCGCTGGAGCTGGCACCGGGAGATTGCCTCTCTCTAGGTTGGATGGAGGGGTCCCTTTGCCTCTCCCCATGGGGAACGTGTGAATGGTCTCCACATTAAACTGCCTTTTGGCCAGAGGAAATCCAGCCGCTGGTGTGAGTGATGCTTGGGCTTGCGTGGTGTGTCTGCACGGTGCATCTCTTCCCAGCAGGAGCCCCTGGAGTCATCCCAgaccctgctgcctccagcctcccagccccactgtaCATCACCCTCAACTGCTCTTGGGTCCCTCTGCCTTACCATTTCTCAGCCCCAAACAGGCCATTTCACACTGGGCTGTGGCTAGCAGCCATCgggtcccaccagcccaggaCCAGGAGTGATCTCAGCTTTACTTTATGTCTGCCTATTTCTCCCAGCTTAGCAGGGAACACCCATCAAGCACAATCAtctcccctgcatccccccatACCCTCCCTGAGTCCCTTGGAGCAGGCATGGTGCAGAAGTGGGACCAtggttcccatctcctccctggCACCATGCGATGCCCGGCTGCGGGAAGCACATTGGGCTGTGCAACGGGGATGGCACCTCACCGGAGAGCAGCTGCTCCCACACCCGGCTGCTGTCAGCAGTGAGCGAAGCCATGCCGAAATATCACCCAGCGAGCTTTTGAAGCCTGCAAAAGGTGTTGGGCTCCTTCCAGAGGGGAAGGGAGCTGGAAGGAGACAGCCAGGGCAAAAAAAAGCTGAGGGGGGGGAGCTCAAGAGTGAAACTGTTTATTTAACTTGTTCCCGCTGGGCTCTCACATCTTGACGCCATTCCTCCCCTTCTTGCCCGTGCTGGTGGCGTTGCCCTGCTCCTTCTCCCAGCCCTCCAGAATCAGCTGGCGCAGCTGCCCATGGTCCAGCGGTGCCTCCACTGCCCAAGAAAATGGCCGCCCCATCACGCACACCACCACAGGCATTATATAGCCGTCGGGGTGGGGCAGGCTGGCTGGGATTGGCTGGGGAGTAGAGCCAGCAGCAGGGGATTGGCCAGGCAGCCAGGGGGGAACTGTGGATTGGCCGGTTGTGTGGCCACggcccctccctcccacctcccacaCTCACAGGCATCGGTGGCGTCAGTGGTGCCATCCAGGGCGGGGGGCAATGGGCAGATACGGCTCCGATCCATCAGCCGGAGGAGACCGGTGCCGTCCAACAGTGGGTTGGTGAAGGACGGGGCCGAAAGAGAGCCATCAGATGACATCCAGCGCAGGACGGACTCCATCAGCAGGAGCTCGTTGGTCTTCTTCTCCACGAGACCTGGGTGGGAGGAAGCACTGTCCCACAAGGCCCCTGCACTGGGCCCCTGCACCCCTccacctttgctgtgagggtggtgagaccctggaagaggctgccctgagaagctgtggctgccccatccctggagatgttcaaggccaggctggacagggctttgagcagcctggtctagtgggaggtgtccctgcccatggcaggggggtggaactggatgatctttaaggtcccttccaacctaaaccattctacgattctatgataaaacCACTCCCAACTGAGCAAGGGATCCATTGATTTCCCCAAGGCAGTGCCATCAGGCAGCCTGTCTCCCCAGGGGCAAGGGCCCAAGGCTGGGTCCCACACCCAGAGCCAAAATGAGGGCTTGGGGGTCCACTGGGATGTTTATATAGCCAGGTTTGCTCCCGAATTTGCTGGGAATTTGGCACCCCAAATTTACAGTAGGGACACCTACACATGatggggcaggggaaaaaaaaaaaaaaaagctcaattaAAACACAATGCAAGTGGGTGGTGGACATAGAAGGTTTGGGCCATGTGGCAGGGGAAGATGGGCAGCCCTGACCCACCAAAAAACTGCATCAGGTTCAGATCCGTGATCTGTCCGTTTTCTCCAAGCTGCTTCATTATCTCCGTAGCGTCGCAGTTGATGTCTTTGAACAGGGCCTCCATGCCAGATTTGAGCTGCCCCAGGACTTTGCTGCTTTCTTTGCATCTGTCTTCATACCAGTTGGCTTCCTCAGTGGCTCCCGCTAGTTTTTCCTATCAGCAAAGGTTTTGCTAGATGTCACATCAGCCCCCTGctctctctcccaccccagtGCTGGCCAGTTCCAGTCTGACACTGGAATTATCCCAGGAAAGGCTGTGGGATGCTCCCATCCTGCAGGGGAAAGGCTCTATGAAGGGGATCCCAAGCTCCCTGTGCCACAGATGAGGCCCCAGGCGCTGGAGGaccagggctggcaggagccctGCAGTCACCCTCTCCACCACGCACTGGGAGAAAGGGCTGCCAAAGCCAATGCAGGGCCCGTTTCTGGCCAAGTCTCTCCAGCTGTTGGCCAGAGCAGCGTTGACAGGACCAGACTCCTTAGGACATGTGCCAGGACAGACAGGGGTCTGCTGCCCTTACAGAGGGAAATCCCGGCCGCCATACCTCCAGCTTCTGCAGGTCATGaaggctgctgctctctgcacaCTCCTGGTCGGTCGTCAGGGTTGTAATTTCGTCCTGTGTAAACACAAGCACATGGAAGGGGTAGTGGTTGAACACCCACCAGACGTGCCTAACTGAGTCTAAGGACCATCCCTCCACCCTGGGAGCAGGGACATCCCACTTGACCCCTCTGGTGACTACTGCCCCCAGGTCAGGAGGGTAGATGATGACCTCACAGCCCTTCCCACTCCAGCCAGCCCCACAAATGGCCGAGGCAGCTCTTGGCTGTCCTGGATACTGCAGTATTTTTGCTGGGTACACGGTGGCAGCATTGAGACACTTTTAGCTCTGAGAACACAGCATTTTTCTATTGGAGTTATATTTTTGCATTCCCCTAATCCCACCCGTGTGGCAGGCTGTGAGCCGGCATGGGAGACgaaaaacccaccccagcccaAAGGCACCATCTGAGAAAGGGGAGACATGAAGAGCCTGGAACAGACCTGGAGGTCTTTGATCCTCTGCTGCATCTTCTCCATCTCATTGTTCAGCTCGGTGGCGTAGCTGAAGCAGGCGaagttcttctcttccttttcgaTGAAGCCATTCAGCAGCCGGTCGACATCGCCATCCTCCGCCAGCTCCAGCAGGCGCTTGTAAGCCACCTCCCGGCTCTCGAAGCTCTCCCCTTGGCTCCgcttggccttctgggctgccttCAAGTCTGAGGGTGAGAGACAGAGAGCCCAGGCTGTGCATGTCCCTGCAGGCTGCCATTTACAGAGCCTCCCCCTGCGGGTGCTGTGGGCTTTGGCAGGGAgctcggggcaggggggagcagcaCCAGAGGATGTCTTTATTTCACCTAGAAACTAGGCAGGGAGCTCACTGTCCTCATGGGAATGGGGCAAACACAATTGGATCCCTCCTCAGGAGGATAAAAGGAGCCATGGTTGCACATAGGGGCAGCTCCCTGcctccctgtctctccctcttctccaagGGCACCCCAAGACCCATGGTTTTGGGTCACCTCACTTGGTTATCACTGTTCATCCTTTTCTTCTGTAGGGCAAAGTGTTGGGggcaggagcctgcaggcaggGGAGAGGTCCTGCCTTTGGGGTGCAGTGCTATAAGCAGCCCCCTTGCCAACCCTGGTTGAACTCCTGGTTCGTGGTCCCAGCTGCATGTGGTTTCTCTCATCTGATACCTCTTTTCTTTTTGGCCTGTTCTTCCAATTCAGAGCGATCCGTAAATTTGGTGAGCGTGAAGGTTTTTAGTTTGGTCTCCTGGTCAACGACACGCTCCCGCTCCTGCAGCTCGACATTGTACTGGACAGTGTCTTTGCTGTGCCTTTCGTTCATGGCTGAAATCCTTGCCAGAGCCTCCATCCTGCACACAGGAAGCAGCAGGTTACACCACACATAGGTATAAGGATTTGTATTCCCGGCCATTCCCATGCACCTCTGACCTTGCAAAGGCCCCACAATGCTGAGCACATTGCCCGGCTCTCATCCAGATGCAGCTGTGTTAGCCCAAGGCCAGCAGCAGCTAAAATAGTTCTTGGTGGGGTTTCATACTTGGACACAGAACCCAGCTGTGGCAGCCAGGCTCACTTTGACCAGAGCTGGCCGGCCTCTGCTCCTGGTCTGCTGCTTCCCCCTATGTGGGTTCAGGTGGGACTCATGAGGAAAGAGACTGCTCCATGGGGCAATTCACCCCAACCCGAGAAACGTCTGGGATAGGTGGAGTAAATCACCCTGGAGGTACCAGTCTCCCTGCACTGACCAGGCACCTAATCCTTAGCACCCAGCTCTAGACAAGAGAGGTGAATCCTCTCTCTGAAGTTCCAATGGGTCTCTCTTTACATCGATAACCATCACTGGCATTGCCCGTCGGTGCTGAGTTTGCCACAGAGGGTTTGCAAGGCCACGTACCGCTGCTCATAAGCTTGTGTGGATTGCTCAACAGCAGTGTTCATCCTTGTCCACTGCTGGTCCAGCTTCTTATGGAGCTTCAAGTAGAAGTTGTCCAAAGTGGCTTTGCAGATTCGCAGGGTTTCGATCTCTTCTCGGAGCTTGTTGTTTCTGGTCAGGATGGTATCGAAATGGACAGTGacctggggagagggaagcaAAAGGTTTGAAGCTGGTGCGGGACTGGGGGGCTCAGGTCTCTGCTGAAAGACCTTGACCAGGGCTGGGACAAACACAGCCCAAGAGATTTTAAGTTGGCTCTGCACTATCCTCCTCCCCAAGACAGGGGAGGTGACAGTGGGCCAGGCCGATCACAGCAGAGACCTGGAGCTGGCACTGTCAAAGGCAAGGTGGCTTCAGGCAGCTCGATTTTGTCACTAAACAGGTGCAGACCTTCAGGCTTCTTGGCATGGCACAAGAGCTGCATTTGGGTCACCAAGCTTGAAGGAGCCTTTGAGATATTCTGGGAGCTATCAGGCCAGGGGAACAAGCCAGGTCCTTTATGCAGCTTGTGTCAACCAAATGCACTTGAACCACTAGCCTTTGTCCTGACCAAGAAGCGTTTTGCACACAGGTCCCGGTGTGGCCCCGTACATAGTCTCCAAAGGTCTGCAAAACCTTTGCTTACGTTGTTTAGACGCGACTCCAGTGTCTCAATCTGCTTCTGCAGTCGTTTGCTACTGTTCGCTTGCTTCACCTTGCCTGCTATCTCGTTTTCCCTCACaatctttttttccagctctagTATCTGCacacatggaggggaaaaaaaaagaaagtttaaccTCCACCATGGTCTGGACTCTTGTCAGGACACTTAGCCAAAGCAAATACCCTCTGTTGACCTGAACTACAGCAACCATGTCATTAATGAGCTCACAGTTATAAAAGCAGCTTTAATCCCAAAGGATCCCATCCTGCACACGCAGAAACATAAACTGTAACTACGAATGGGTTTATTTTCGTGTCACGAAGGAAatgcagctgcctctggaggGAAATTCAGCAGGTGTTGAACAAGGCACGGCAGCGCTCCATGTAGAGTGGAGGAGGCAATGAGGATGGGGTTTTGGTAGTGGTATTCTGCTGGTCAGGCAGGGATCTGCACAGTCCTCCCTGGGAATGAGTGGAGGAAAACTTTTGCCAGCAGTGGGGAGCTGCCAGGGGAAATAAATCCATGAGAAGAATGAAGTAGTTGGAGAACAACGAAgcagggggggaggtgggagaggtaTGACTCAGCCAAGGGATCCTTGACTGAAAGCTAACCCTGTTGTGGAAAGCTCTGCAGCACCTCTAGCAGCTGTAAACTACCCGAGCATGTTCCCTGACGTGTGTCATGGATGGCTTGTTGGGAGCAGAAAGCTGCAGGGACCTGTCCCTTCTGTAGCACTGGGTTTCCCTTGGCCTCCTACCCCACCATTGACCGAATCCAACCAAGCTGTCTTCGGGAGAAGTGGCGGGACTTCCCTCAGATGTTGTTGCTCTTCTATTTGCCATGTCTCAGGCAGCACAACTTAATGTTccatttttgcctctttttcaggaggaaaaaaaaaagtcaagggaaAAGCAGAGGGTTGTTGCGTGGCCGCAGGCAGGTGTGTGCCATCAAAGAGGAGCTGCAAAGACCAGTGGGACTACAAGGTTGAGAGTCAGACCTTATTTTTCTAGCCAGTGCTGCTGACTTGAATGGGGGCCTGGCTCTATCAATTTGTTATTGTCACGTGTCTTTTACCAGGACGTAGCAtcatgttctatgattctataatattccAAGGCCTGCATTAAATGCATTTTGCATCCAGGAGTTTCAGCCACAGGACTCGCTCTGtgactctgctctgctctgccatgcTCAGCCAGGGAACGGTCCAGGTGCTCTTACCTGGTTGTCCAGGTCAGCTAACAGGGCTTTTCTGTCTCTAATCAGGGAGTCATACTGATATTTGGTCTGCAAAAGGCATTGGACCTCCCTACAATTTCTGTCATCCAGCATCACATTTCTCCGGGACATGATCTTGCTCAGCGTTAATGACACCTCTTCGTGTTCTTGAGTCAGCGActctatttcttttctgtaaaaacagaacaacaaatgACATTTAGCACATCCCACCTGCAACACCAGAGCAGGTCCTTACCCCTCCCCATCTCAGCACCGGGGTCCCCAGATCTTGGCGTGGAGGAACTTTCCAAGCACAATGCAGCCAAGGGAAGCTGCACTCACTCCTGAGCCTGCATCTGCTGCCTCACGTTGGCAGCATAAGATCTCCTCTTCTCCGCTGCTATCTGAAACTGTTTCTGCAGCCTCCTGAACTCAGCTTCAgccagcttttctttctccttcacaggGAGGTCCGAAAGCTTCCTCCTCAAAGAGGGCCATCGCCGCTGTCACAGAGAGGGAGAGTTCGGTCATTTGAGCAAACATGACCAGCAGTGGTAGACAGCGAAGCTGGACACAGAGGAGCCAGTTAATGGCATCACCACCTCCAGCTGTTTGTCACCACCTTCAGCTCTTTGCTGCCACTGAAGATATGTGTTACCACCCGAAACACTGAGCCACACAAACCAACTCCATGAGCACTTCTGACCCACTGCAGAGGGAAGACTACCGGGCGCTTTGCTCTTGGATAACCCACCTCCATGCTACCACCACTCCCCAGGGCAACCAAAATCAGTTCCTGTTGACTACGGTGCACTGACCATTGACCACTGAGCCGCAGCCAGCACCTCAATTCCAGGACAGGGTGCAGACCTCCAGCAGCGGGAAGGACAGGTGATGGCAGGTTGTCACCTCTTTTATCACCCAGCATGACCACAAGGACAACGTGAGTCAGAACCAAACCCATCCATGCTGGGGACACGAATGAACCCAGCTGACTTtgcccaggagcagagcaggagtgCTCACATCCCCGGCTGTGGGAAGGTGACCTCTAGCCAAGAAGCTGCCTTGCTGGCAAAAGGAAGCTTGGCTCCCCACCGCTGGTCCAGCTCTCCCCACCACAGCTTTTATGTCTGCAGGTGAGATTCCCAATGCAGACCCTCCACAGTGCCTGTGGAGAAGTTCAGCTTTGCATTGTGCTTCAGTTTTTACCTTTAAGCGCCTCATTTTTCCCAGCTAACTTCACCAGTTCCACTGCAGACACCTCGGGAAGGGAACAAGGAAGTCTCCGTGGGGCCAGGCCTGCTTTCCAAGGGGAGAAATGAGACACGGGTAAGGGGGTGATGGTGTCCCTCTGCCCGTTGCTCAGCATCCGCTCGCGTGTTTGGCACATGAGGAAACCATCACAGATGGCTGCATGATGAATAAAAGGAGAGCATTTGTAGTGATGTCATCGCGAAACACGCTCCTCTTACCGAGTTTATAAGTAGGGGAAGAACAGATGGTTTGAGCTATTCCACCCCATTCGGTACCTGGGTTTCCATAGAAATCCCGGCGAGGCCAGGCCCCTCCCGTGCCAGCGGGCAGAGCCCCTGGGGAG
The Numenius arquata chromosome 16, bNumArq3.hap1.1, whole genome shotgun sequence DNA segment above includes these coding regions:
- the MYL2 gene encoding myosin regulatory light chain 2, ventricular/cardiac muscle isoform isoform X1 gives rise to the protein MGLFLTRSGMYLLFQPRRSEGLPPRHLSQRHRRLCEAMAPKKAKKRIEGANSNVFSMFEQAQIQEFKEAFTIMDQNRDGFIDKADLRDTFAALGRLNVKNEEIDEMIKEAPGPINFTVFLTMFGEKLKGADPEETILNAFKVFDPEGKGLKSAYIKEMLMTQGERFSQEEIDQMFAAFPPDMSGNLDYKNLVHVITHGEEKD
- the MYL2 gene encoding myosin regulatory light chain 2, ventricular/cardiac muscle isoform isoform X2, whose amino-acid sequence is MFEQAQIQEFKEVGGFARNDRGSLMRCDLQLFPQHFQIGDSSLPALLLCFQAFTIMDQNRDGFIDKADLRDTFAALGRLNVKNEEIDEMIKEAPGPINFTVFLTMFGEKLKGADPEETILNAFKVFDPEGKGLKSAYIKEMLMTQGERFSQEEIDQMFAAFPPDMSGNLDYKNLVHVITHGEEKD
- the MYL2 gene encoding myosin regulatory light chain 2, ventricular/cardiac muscle isoform isoform X3, coding for MFEQAQIQEFKEAFTIMDQNRDGFIDKADLRDTFAALGRLNVKNEEIDEMIKEAPGPINFTVFLTMFGEKLKGADPEETILNAFKVFDPEGKGLKSAYIKEMLMTQGERFSQEEIDQMFAAFPPDMSGNLDYKNLVHVITHGEEKD
- the MYL2 gene encoding myosin regulatory light chain 2, ventricular/cardiac muscle isoform isoform X4, with translation MFEQAQIQEFKEVGLLLFEVVAPSLGRLNVKNEEIDEMIKEAPGPINFTVFLTMFGEKLKGADPEETILNAFKVFDPEGKGLKSAYIKEMLMTQGERFSQEEIDQMFAAFPPDMSGNLDYKNLVHVITHGEEKD
- the CCDC63 gene encoding coiled-coil domain-containing protein 63, whose translation is MERRWPSLRRKLSDLPVKEKEKLAEAEFRRLQKQFQIAAEKRRSYAANVRQQMQAQEKEIESLTQEHEEVSLTLSKIMSRRNVMLDDRNCREVQCLLQTKYQYDSLIRDRKALLADLDNQILELEKKIVRENEIAGKVKQANSSKRLQKQIETLESRLNNVTVHFDTILTRNNKLREEIETLRICKATLDNFYLKLHKKLDQQWTRMNTAVEQSTQAYEQRMEALARISAMNERHSKDTVQYNVELQERERVVDQETKLKTFTLTKFTDRSELEEQAKKKRDLKAAQKAKRSQGESFESREVAYKRLLELAEDGDVDRLLNGFIEKEEKNFACFSYATELNNEMEKMQQRIKDLQDEITTLTTDQECAESSSLHDLQKLEEKLAGATEEANWYEDRCKESSKVLGQLKSGMEALFKDINCDATEIMKQLGENGQITDLNLMQFFGLVEKKTNELLLMESVLRWMSSDGSLSAPSFTNPLLDGTGLLRLMDRSRICPLPPALDGTTDATDALEAPLDHGQLRQLILEGWEKEQGNATSTGKKGRNGVKM